TAAGGTTTCGTGTAGTAATTCACGTTCGTATTATCAAGCTCATGTCCAAAAAATTGACTCCGAGCCTCCAATGCCACCCCATCTTTTGCGTAATAATCATTCGCATATTTACGCAATGAATGGAATACTAGCTTGCGATTTTTTAACCCCAGCTCTTCAAGTCTACGAGTAAATTTCTTACCCACGGCATTACCTTTGCCTCGACCTTGTAGCTCACTGTATTTGAAAATTGGTCCCACCTTGGTTGCAATATATGCCTCAAAACCTGAACCCATCAACTCAGGAATTACAGGAACATCACGCTTACCATTGGCTGTTTTGTCATCTCGAATTCTCAAAAACCAGGTTCCAGAATCTGTTTTTTGAATGTCATTTTTACACAGGCTAGTAATTGCACCGATACGCAGCCCAGTAACCACAGCGATCAAGCAGGCATAATAATAATCAGGGTCTTTGGTTTTCTGTGGGTCAAAATAGCTCCTTGCATATACTGCCACAATATCACCATCATCGAAAATATCATAGCCTGCTGCCATTTTCTGAGCCTTGGTAATCACCTTCAAGCTCACAGGATTTTCACCTTTGAGGTAGCTATACTCCCTTGCAAAATTGAACACTGCTTTTAGCAGGTTAATCTTGGTCTGAACAGTTTGGAGGGCCAGACCCTCAGCCTTCATCTTCTCAGCGAACCGAGTTACATCGATTTTCAAAATCTGGTCAATGGTTTTCTTTTTACCCACGAAGGTAGCAAACTGCAATACCGTATTTTGAACTGCTGAAATTGAACCTGGGGCCAGTTGCTTCATCTGCAAATAGCGATTCAATAGCTCGGTGACTGTAAGGCCGTTAGGCGAATGAACAGGGACCTGTTCAAAGGGTACAGCCGCAGGCTGAATATTCTGCGTAGCACTGGTGGGAGCCTCTCACAACCCCATGTTTGACGAATCCGAATAGGGAGGAGTGGGCGCCAGTAGCCGTTTGAGCGTGATGAGGCCCAGCAACGGTCTGCGCCTGGGTGCATGAGGGGCCTTGCAGGCCCGGTGGCTCAGGCTTTCACCGTTTGCAGGCGCACTTGTGCCTTGCCAGTGGCGGGCTTGAAGAAAGCATCCACGCCCCGATGCAGGAACCAGGCCAGTCGCTTCATGTTGTAGCAGGCGGCCATCATCGTCATCCCCACCGTGGCGCGCGCCTGTCCGATGGTGCGCACGAACTTGCCCCCCAGGTGGCGGATACCGGCGAACACGTGCTCCACCTTGGCTCGTTTCTTTGCGATGCGCTGGTTGCGCCCCTTCTGGCATTCGCTCTGTGGTCGGCCCGCCTGCGCACGGCGCTGCATCGCATCCACGAATCCCAGCACTTTCAGCATCTGGCACCTTTGGCGGCTCGGGTAGGCTTTGTCCGCATGCACTGCCCGCCCGGTGTTGTGCATGTCCAGCACCTCATCGAAGTGGTGCCCGTCGTGCTCGCTGGCCGTGCCCGTGGCGAGGCGGCGGATGAAGCCGTGCTTGAGGTCCACGCTCACGCTGAGCTTGTAGCCGAAGTGGCTTTTGCCGTGCTTCTTCGTGTGCGTGGCCTCCACATCCTTTTGCCTGCGTCGCGCTTGGCTCCAGTCCGGCTGCCCGCCTTGTGCCAGCGTTCGCCGCTCCTGCTGGCCGATGTGCTGTCGGGGCGCGGGCACCAGCGTGGCATCAATGGCCTGCCCGCCCCGGGCGATGTAGCCGTGGCGCTGCAGTTGGGCATCCACCCCCTGGAACAAGGCCGTTGCCCCGCCCACGCCAAGGCGCTCGCCAAAGCGCCAGATCGTGTTGCGGTCCGGCACGTTCATCGCATCCTGCAACAGGCAAAACCGCTGGTAGCTCCCCCGGTCCAGCAACTGATACTCCATCTGCTCATCGGACAGGTTGTACAGCCGCTTCAACACCAGGATGCGCACCATCACCTCGGTGGGGTAGGCGGGCCGACCGCCCCGGCGGCCACCCCCGCGTTCGATCAAGGCATCCACCAGCCGGGCCAGTTCTGCGAAGTCGATGTGCCGCGCGATCACCTGCAGCGGATCGCCCACCTCATCTCTCTTGTGTTGGCGCGAGGCCTCAGCGAACAGGTCGAACTTCAGGGCGCTACGGGGAGTGATCATGGCAAAGGATGGAGCACGCATTCTCGATCAACAAGGGACCGGATGGGTTTTGAGAGGTTCCCTGGTAACACCTTTCAAAGCTGCAATAGCTTCCAAGGCTCGTTTGTGATCGTCTGGACCATCGGATTTAATCCGAACGCCTCCAAGTTCAATTTCGTAGCGCCTTAGTTCTTTGCTATCAAAATTGAAATCGGATAGCTTTGGTTTACTCATCTCGATCACTCGCAAAAGTTCCAATGCTCGCAGTCTAGCAAGCACTGGATCGGCAGTTTTGAGAGAGCGTTTGAACTGGTGGCGGCCTACCCTAGTGTGTAGGTAGTAGGTCTGACCACGAAGATAGACAGGCAGTGTGAGCACTTGGTTTGCTACCAGAAGTGCTACCAGTCCATACAAGAAAACCTAGCTAAATCATTGATCTAGCTAGGTTTTTTGCTATTGGCGGAAACGGAGGGATTCGAACCCTCGATGAGGCTCTACACCCCATACTCCCTTAGCAGGGGAGCACCTTCGGCCACTCGGTCACGTTTCCAATCCGGCTATTATGCCTCAGATTGACGGCGTTTTTGCCGGGTTACGCGGGCGACTGGTCCAGTTCGAACGCCTTGTGCAGCGTGCGCACCGCCAGCTCCACGTACTTCTCGTCGATCACGACGGAAGTCTTGATTTCGGAGGTCGAGATCATCTGGATGTTGATGCCCTCTTCGCTCAGCACGCGGAACATCTTGGCGGCCACGCCCACATGGCTGCGCATGCCGATGCCGACGATGCTGACCTTGCAGATCTTGGCGTCGCCCACCACTTCCTGCGCGCCCAATGCGGGAACGACCTTTTCCTTGAGCAAGTCAATCGTGCGCGCGTAGTCGGAGCGGTTCACGGTGAAGCTGAAGTCCGTTTTGCCGTCCTTGCTCAGGTTCTGGATGATCACGTCGACATCGATGTTCGCATCGGCCACGGCGCCCAGGATCTGGTAGGCAATGCCGGGCTTGTCAGGCACACCGAGCACGGAGATCTTGGCCTCGTCGCGGTTGAATGCGATGCCGGATACAACGGCTTGTTCCATTTTTTCGTCTTCCTCAAAAGTGATCAGCGTGCCGGAGCGGGCTTCTTCGTTGATGTCGATGTCCCAGGGCGTGAAGCTGGACAGCACGCGCAGGGGCACCTTGTATTTGCCGGCGAACTCGACCGAGCGGATCTGGAGCACCTTGCTGCCCAGGCTGGCCATCTCCAGCATTTCCTCGAAGCTCACGGTGGCCAGGCGGCGCGCCTCCTGCACCACGCGCGGATCGGTCGTGTACACGCCGTCCACGTCGGTGTAGATCAGGCATTCGGCGGCCTTCATCGCTGCGGCCACGGCCACGGCGGAGGTATCGGAGCCGCCACGGCCGAGCGTGGTGATGTGGCCGTGCTCGTCGATGCCCTGGAAGCCCGTCACGATCACGACCTTGCCGGCGGCCAGGTCAGCGCGCACGCGCTGGTCGTCGATGGATTCGATGCGGGCCTTGGTGTAGGCGCTGTTGGTGCGGATCGGCACCTGCCAGCCGGCATAGCTCACCGACTCCATGCCTTCGGACTGCAGCGCGATCGCCAGCAGCGCGGAAGACGCCTGCTCTCCGGTGGAGGCCAGCATGTCGAGTTCACGGTGGTAGGCGGACGTGGCGCGCGAAGGGGCCAGGTCCTTGGCCAGCCCGAGCAGGCGGTTGGTTTCGCCACTCATGGCGCTGGGCACCACCACCATCTGGTGGCCGGCCCGCGCCCATTTGGCCACGCGCTTGGCGACGTTGCGGATGCGCTCCGTGGAGCCCATCGACGTGCCGCCGTATTTATGAACGATCAGTGCCATTGGATATCTGGAATGACGAAACGCAAGACGGCGCAGGGAAAGGAGAAAAATTGTTCTGGCGCGCCGCCGTTTTTCGTGCAGGGATGGGGACCAAAACCTAAGAATTGTACCAACCGAGCACCTGGGCTTCGCGCACGGCGAAGCCGCGGCCGACCTTGATGCGGATGCGGTGCCCCCGCGTGGTGCACGCGGCGATCTGGTCCAGCAGCTCAGCCAGTTGGGCCGCGGCCGGCGTGGTGCCGTGCACTCTGCGCAGCCAGTGGCGCAGCACGTTGGCCTGCCGGGCCCGGCTCAGCGCCTGCAAGGCCGCCAGCCGCGGCGGCACGCCCACGGCGGCCAGATCGGCCTCGGCCAGTTCCTGAAGCAGTTCGCTGGCCTGCGCGGCATGCTCGGCGCTGCGGGCGAAGGTGTCGCGGAACTGGGGAAAAGCGGCATCGAGCGCCGGCAGCAGCCGGTGGCGAATGCGGTTGCGCGTGTAGTGCTCATCGCGATTGGTGGGGTCTTCTACCCACGCCTCGCCCCGCGCCACCAGCCAGGCGCGAACATCGGCGCCCGCCACCCGCAGCAGGGGCCGATGCCAGTCGAGGCCATCGCGCTGCCAGTGCGCAGGCATGGACGCCAGCCCCGGCACGCCGGCGCCCCGAGACAGCGCCAGCAGCAAGGTCTCGGCCTGGTCGTCCGCATGCTGGGCCAATGCTATTGTTTTTATAGCATCATGCCTTAGTGTTACTTGTGCCAGACCCGCAAAAGCCTCGTACCGCATCCGGCGGGCGATGTCTTCCGGGCTTTGTCCCGGCGCGGGGCGGGCGTTCACGCGCGCCACCTGGAGCGGTACGCCCTGGCGCTGGCACAGGTCGGCGCAGTGGCGCTCGAAGCCATCGGCCGCCGCCTGCAGCCCATGGTGCACATGGAACGCGTGCACCTGGCCAGGCCACCGCCCTGCGCAGGCCAGCAGCAGCGCGGTGGAGTCGGCCCCGCCGCTCAGCCCCACGGCCAGCGGCAGGGCCGGTGCGAAGGCCTCCATGGCGGCGTCGAAGGATTGCGTCATGCAGAAGGGGCGTTTCAGGGGCCGGCGATGGCGGCGTTTTCCATGCAAAACGGCCCCGAAGGGCCGCTGGGTTCATGGCATGGGGCGTGGTGCCGAAGCCCCGCGCTTCAGCGCGTCTCGGCCTTGGTGTCGGTGAAGCGGCCGTAGCTTTGCAGGCGCTCGTAGCGGCGGTCCAGCAGTTCCTTGGGCTTGAGATCGGCCAGCTGGCGGAAGGCATCGCCCAGGGCGCGCTTGAGGAAGGCGGCCATCTGCTTGTGGTCGCGATGGGCGCCGCCCACGGGCTCGCTCACGATCTTGTCCACGAGGCCCAGGGCCTTGAGGCGGTGGGCCGTGATGCCCATGGCATCGGCCGCGTCCTGCGCCTTGTCGCTGGTCTTCCAGAGGATGGAGGCGCAGCCTTCGGGGCTGATCACCGAATAGATGGAGTACTGCAGCATCACGACCTGGTCGGCCACGCTGATGGCCAGCGCGCCGCCGGAGCCGCCCTCGCCGATCACGGTGGTGATGATGGGCACTTCCAGCTGCGCCATCTCGAAGATGTTGCGGCCGATGGCCTCGGACTGGCCGCGTTCTTCGGCATCGATGCCGGGATAGGCGCCGGGCGTGTCCACGAAGGTGAACACCGGCAGCTTGAACTTCTCGGCCGTCTTCATGAGGCGCAGGGCCTTGCGGTAGCCCTCGGGGCGGCTCATGCCGAAGTTGCGCGCGGCGCGCTCCTTGGTGTCGCGGCCCTTCTGGTGGCCCAGCACCATGCAGGCATGCCCGTTGAAGCGGGCCAGGCCCCCGACGATGGACAGGTCATCGGCGAAGTGGCGGTCGCCGTGCAGCTCGACGAAGTCGGTGAAGATGTCGCGCACGTAGTCGAGCGTGTAGGGGCGCTCGGGATGGCGGGCGATCTTGGTGATCTGCCAGGGCGACAGATCGCTGTAGATGTCTTTGGTGAGCTGGTGGCTCTTCTTGCTCAGCTGGTCGATCTCTTCCGAAATATCGACCGCGCTTTCGGTCTGCACGTAGCGCAGTTCTTCGATTTTTCCTTCGAGCTCGGCAATCGGCTGCTCGAAATCCAGAAAGGTTTTTTTCGCCAACGTAATTCTCCTTGGGCTCCTCGCCCTGTTCAGGCCAGCACCACGGGCACGGACGCAGCATCGGTTGCCGCGCCCTCCCGCGAGGGCGTCAATAGTCCACCGGCAACGGGGCGAGCGACCGCCAAATATACCAACTCGCCACGCTGCACCAGGGTTTCCAGGCCTCTGCCACTTCGCGGGCATCGCTGCGGCTCACGGGATCGCCCGAAAAATAGTGCTGGCTGATGCCCTGGATCAGGGTGGCATCGTCCAGCGGCATGACGTTGGGGCGGGCCAGGTGGAAGATGAGGAACATGTCCGCCGTCCAGCGGCCGATGCCGCGGATGGCGATCAGCTCCTCCGTGATGGCCTCGTCGTCCATCGCATCCCAGTCCTTGACGTGCAGCTTGCCGGTATCGAAGTGCAGCGCCAGATCGACCAGGTAGTCCACCTTGCGCGCGGACAGGCCTGCGCCGCGCATGTCGTCCACCTTGAGCTTGAGCACGCTGGCCGGCGTCATGGTGCGCGGCAGGGCCGCGAAACGGTCCCACACCTTCTGCGCGGATGCCACCGACACCTGCTGGCCGACGATGCTGCGCGCGAGCGTGGTGAACGCATCGCCGCGCTGGCGCAGGGCCACGTCGCCCAGTTGCGGGATGAGCCGCTTCATCACGCGGTCTTTCTTGACGAGGTGCTTGCAGGCCTCGGCCCAATAGGCGGGCGCGATCAGTTGCGGCCCGTCATGGGCTGTCTTTTTCGTCGCAGCCACCGCTTATCCCGCCCGCACCAGAAATTTCACCGGCGCCAAAGGCCGCTTCATCCAGGAACCGCTCACTGCGCCGCCTCCCAGGTCGTGCCGGCGGCGGAGTCCTTGAGGACGATGCCCTGCTCCAGCAGCGCCTTGCGGATGCGGTCGGCCTCGGCGAAGTCCTTCGCTGCCTTGGCGGCAGCGCGCGCGGCGATCTGCGCCTGGATGGCGGCTTCGTCCAGCGTGGCGCCGGCCTTCAGGAAGGCTTGCGGATCGCCCTGCAGCAGGCCCAGGCACCCGGCCAGCGCCTTCAGCAGCCCGGCGGTCTGCGGCGACTGCGTGCGGTTGACCTCGCCGGCCAGATCGAACAGCACGGCGACGGCCTCGGGGGTGCCGAAGTCTTCGTCCATGGCGGCCTTGAACCGGCCCGCGTAGGGGTCGGTCCAGTCGATCGAGGGTGTGGGCGCCGGCGCGACCAGGCTCAATGCCGTGTACAGGCGCTTGAGCGCGGCGCGCGCGTCGTCCAGGTGGGCGTCGCTGTAGTTGAGGGCGCTGCGGTAATGGGCGCGCACGATGAAAAAGCGCACGGTCTCGGCGTCGTACTTGGCCAGCACGTCGCGGATGGTGAAGAAGTTGCCGAGCGACTTGCTCATCTTCTCGTTGTCCACGCGCACGAAGCCGTTGTGCACCCAGAAGCGCGCCAGCGGCTTGCCGGTGGCGCCTTCGCTCTGCGCGATCTCGTTTTCGTGGTGCGGAAACTGCAGGTCGGCGCCGCCACCATGGATGTCGAAGCTCTCGCCCAGCGTGGCGCAGCTCATGGCCGAGCACTCGATGTGCCAGCCGGGCCGGCCGGCGCCGAAGGGGCTGTCCCACTTGGCTTCGGGCGGCTCCTCGGGCTTGGCGGACTTCCACAGCACGAAGTCCAGCGGATCGTCCTTGCCGTCGGCCACGGCCACGCGCTCGCCAGCGCGCAACTCGTCGAGCGACTTGCCGGACAGCTTGCCGTAGCCCGCGAACTTGCGCACCGCGTAGTTCACGTCGCCGCCGCTGGCACGGTAGGCCAGGCCCCTGCTTTCCAGCGCGCCGATCAGCGCGAGCATCTGCGGCACATATTCGGTGGCGCGCGGCTCGATGGAGGGCGGCTCGATGCCCAAAGCGCCGATGTCCTGGTGCATGGCGGCGATCATCTCGTCGGTCAACTGGCGGATGGTGATGCCGCGCTCCACCGCGCGCCGGATGATCTTGTCATCGATGTCGGTGATGTTGCGCACGTAGGTCACGCGCAGGCCGCTGCTCTTGAGCCAGCGCTGCACCACGTCGAACGCCATCATCATGCGGGCGTGGCCGATGTGACACAGGTCGTAAATGGTCATGCCGCAGACATACATGCGCACATGTCCGGGCTCCAGCGGAGAAAAAGGCTCCAGCGCACGCGACAGCGTGTTGTAGATACGCAAACTCATGGAAATTCAGTCAAGGGGTGGATGGTGCAGCCGGCGCCCTGGCAGGGGCTGCGCAAAGAGGCGGGAGCCTCCCGGAAGGGCCGTGCGCGGCGGTGCGCACATGCAAAATCAGGAGCGGCAACAGCGTACCGGCATGACAAACCCCTCAGCTACAATCCGCCGCAGTATAAGCCCCCGTTACGGCTTGACACCTCCAACCATTCCCGTCCGCCCATGAAGCATCCACAACGCACCCTTGCCCATCTCCTGCGCCTGATTGCCCTGTCGGCCTTGTTGGGTGCCCCGCTGGCCCACGCGGACGACTATGCCGAGATCACCCAGTTGCTCAAGGCAGGCAAGCCGGCGGATGCCCTGGCCAAGGCCGACCAGCGGCTCACCGCCAACCCTCGCGACCCGCAACTGCGCTTTCTGCGCGGCGTGGCCCAGGCGGATTCGGGCAAGCAGACCGAAGCGGTGGCCACCTTCACGAAGCTCACGGAAGACTATCCCGAACTGCCCGAGCCCTACAACAACCTGGCCGTGCTGTATGCCAACCAGAACCAGCTCGACAAGGCGCGCACCGCGCTCGAGATGGCCATCCGCACCAACCCCAGCTATGCCACCGCGCATGAAAACCTGGGCGACATCTACGCCAAGCTGGCCAGCCAGGCCTACAACAAGGCGCTGCAGCTCGATGCCACGCACGCCAGCTCGGTCAAGCCCAAGCTGGCTCTGATCCGCGACCTGTTCTCGACCGAGGCCAAAGCCTCCACCGCCAAGGCGCCCGCAGCTGCGCCCGTGGCAGCAGCGGCTCCACGCCCTGCCCCGGCACCCGCGCCCGTGGCGGCCTCCCCGGCGCCATCCACCCCTGCGCCGGCCCCCGCACCCACCCCGGCCGCACCGGCCGTGGCCGCTGCACCGGCGCCCACCCCGGCTCCGGCCCCTGCTGCCGCAGTGACGGGCAACACCGCCTCCAGCGCCGCCGCCGCGGCGGAACGGGAAGTGTCCGCCGCAGTGCACGCCTGGGCCAAGGCCTGGGAGAGCCAGGACATGAACGCCTACCTGGGCGCCTACGACAAGAACTACACGCCCAACGGCAAGCAAAGCCACGCCGCCTGGGAAAAAGAGCGCCGCGACCGCATCGTCGGCCGCGCCAAGATCAACGTCAGCGTGAACGATCTGCGCATCTCCGTGAACGGCAACAAGGCGCAGGCGCGCTTTCGCCAGGGCTACAGCTCCGGCAGCTACAGCGTGAACAGCCGCAAGACCCTGGACCTGGTGAACACCGGCGGCCAGTGGACCATCGTGCGCGAGGCCACCGGCGGTTGATGGCGATCGTTTCGGTGACACGCTCCACCATCGCCTTCGGGATGCTCCCTTGCCCTCTGCTGGCGCACCGCGCCGCATTCGTTCCCGCTTGAAGCCTCGCATGGCTGCGGGACGTTCCCCCTGGAGCCGCGGCATGGCGGCGGGCATGGCGCTGTCGCTGCTGGCGGCAGCCTGGCCCGCGCACGCCCAGGGCGACAAGCTGCGCGGCGTGGGCAAGAACGCGCGCACGGCGCCCGTGCGCATCGCCCCGCTGGCCGATGGGCAGGCGGAAAAGCGCCTCATGGAGGTCTACCGCCTCACCGGCGAAGGCAAGGGCCGGGAAGCCCTGGCCAAGGCCGAGAGCCTGGTGCGCGACCACCCGAACTTCCAGCTCGCGCAACTGGCGCTGGGCGACCTGCTGTCGGCCCGCACGCGGCCGCTGCGGCAGATGGGCGACGTGCCGGCCGGCCAGGGCGATGCCCCGCCGCCGCAGGAAGCCGCCGACGTGCTGGCCGAGCTGCGCGCGGAGTCGCGCCAGCGCACAGATGCCCTGCGGGTGCGCCCCCAGGCGCGCACCATTCCCGCCCAGTTCATCGAGCTGTCGCTGCGTTCACGGCACGCGATCGCGGTCGATGCGTCGCGCTCGCGGCTCTATCTGTTCGAGAACACGCCCAACGGGCTGGAACTCGTGGCCGACTACTACGCCTCGGTGGGCAAGCTCGGCATCGAAAAGCTCATCGAGGGCGACCAGCGCACGCCGCTGGGCGTGTACTTCATCACGAGCCGCCTGGACCCGGCCACGCTCAAGGACTTCTACGGCGCCGGCGCCCTGCCCATCAACTACCCCAATCCGCTGGATCAGAGCCGCGGCAAGACGGGCAGCGGCATCTGGCTGCACGGCACGCCGCCGGACCAGTTCTCACGCGCGCCGCTGGCCACCGACGGGTGCCTGGCCCTGGCCAACCCGGACCTGGAGCGCATCCTGCGCACGGTGGAGCCGCGCTCCACACCGGTGGTGATCGCACGGCAACTGCAATGGGTACCGCCCCACAGCGTGCAGGCCGACCGCAAGGCGTTCGATGCGGTGCTGGATGCCTGGCGCACCGCCAAGTCGCAGGGCGACCTGCAGCGCCTGATGGGGTTTTACGCCCCCACGTTCCAGAGCTACGGCAAGATGCCGCTGCAGGAGTTTTCCAAGCAGCTGGGCGCGGAAACGCGCGCGCTGCGCGGGCGGCCGATCCAGCTCAAGGACAAGACCCTGCTGCGCTGGACGGATGCCTCCGACACCATGGTGGTAACGTTCGGCGAGGTCATCGAAGGGGCCCGCACCGGCCCCGTCAAGCGCCAGTACTGGACCCGCAAGGGCAACCAATGGCAGATATTTTTCGAAGGAGTGATTGGATGATTTCCAGAAGAAATTCGACCCTGGCGTTGGCCAGCATGGCGCTGGCAGCTATCGTTTCCGTAGCACCCGCCCAGGCGCAGGATGCGGCGGCCCCCAAGGTGAAGCTCGCCACGTCGCTGGGCGACATCGTGGTCCAGCTCGACCCCGCAAAGGCGCCGAAGACGGTGGACAACTTCCTGTCCTATGTGAAGGACAAGCACTACGACGGCACCATCTTTCACCGCGTGATCAACGGCTTCATGATCCAGGGCGGCGGCTTCACGCCCGACATGCAGCAAAAGCCCACCAAGGCACCGATCCCGCTGGAGGCCAACAACGGCCTCAAGAACGACAACTACACCATCGCCATGGCCCGCACCGGCAACCCGGACTCGGCTACCTCGCAGTTCTTCATCAACGTGAAGGACAACGCCATGCTCAACGCCACCGGTGAAGGCAACGGCTACGCCGTGTTCGGCAAGGTGGTCTCGGGCACCGACGTGGTGGACAAGATCAAGGCCGTGTCCACGGGCAACAAGGGCATGCACCAGAACGTGCCCACGACGCCCGTCGTCATCACCTCCGCCACCGTGGTCAAGTAAAGCCCGCCGGCCCCTCTTCACCACGGCCCTCCCGGCCCCCAACGCTTTCCAAGGAATCCCATGAGCAATCCCCAAGTCGAACTGCACATCGCCGGCCACGGCGTCATCACCCTCGAACTCGATGCCGAAAAGGCGCCGAAGTCCACCGAGAACTTCCTGGCCTACGTGAAGAAGGGCCACTACGACAACACGATCTTCCACCGTGTGATCCCCGGCTTCATGGTGCAGGGCGGCGGCTTCGAGCCCGGCATGAACCAAAAGGGCACCGAAGCCCCGATCGAGAACGAGGCCAACAACGGCCTGAAGAACGCCAACTACACCGTGGCCATGGCCCGCACGAGCGATCCGCACTCGGCCACCGCCCAGTTCTTCATCAACGTGGCCGACAACGGCTTCCTGAACCACACCGCGCCGTCCGCCCAGGGCTGGGGCTATGCCGTGTTCGGCAAGGTGGTCAAGGGCACCGAAGTGGTGGATGCCATCAAGGGCGTGAAGACCGGCCGCAAGGGCTTCCATGACGACGTGCCCAAGGACGACGTGATCGTCGAGAAGGCCGTCGCCCTGTAATCGCGGCGACCGCGGCGCACCCATCCCCGCCCGCCCCGTGACCACGACCGTGCCCCGGTTCGAGGAGCTTGCCGCTCCTTCGGACTGGCGCACGGTCGAATTCATTTCCGACCTGCACCTGCAGGCCAGCGAGCCCGCCACGTTCGAGGCCTGGCGACGCTATCTGCGGACCACCGACGCGAGCGCGGTGTTCATCCTGGGCGACCTGTTCGAAGTATGGGTGGGCGACGACTGCATCGACGATGCCGAGGGCGCCTTCGAGGCCGAATGCGGCGCCCTGCTGCGCGAGGCGGCCCGCCAGCGGCCGGTGTTCTTCATGCACGGCAACCGAGACTTCCTCATCGGGCCGCGCTTTCTGGCCCACTGTGGCCTGACGGGGCTGCACGACCCGACGGTGCTGCAGTTCGGCGGCGAACGCACCGTGCTCAGCCACGGCGACCTGCTCTGCCTGGACGACGTGGACTACCAGCGCTTTCGCGCCCAGGCCCGCAGCATGGAGTGGCAGCAGCGGTTCCTGTCCCAGCCGCTGGCCGTGCGGCGCGCGCAGGCCCGCGGCATCCGCGAGCAGAGCGAGGCGCGCAAGCAGTCCGGCGAGGCGGCCTACGCCGATCTGGACGGCCCGGCCACGCGGCAATGGCTGCAGGCCGCAGGCGCCCGCACGCTGATCCACGGCCACACGCACCGCCCCGCCGTCCACGCCGTGGGGCCGGGCCTGCAGCGCGTGGTGCTGAGCGACTGGGACGCGGCCGCCCGCCCGCCGCGCGCCGAGGTGCTGCGCTTGTCGCCCGGCCGGGGCTTGGAACGGCTCGCCGCCGTCCCCATGTAGGCGGCATCTCTTTTTCCGCCAGGGAGTGCGCGAGCAGGCCCTCCCCCTCTTTCATGCCTGCTCTCTGGAACAAACTCTGGCACCGCGTGCGAGCGACCGTCGCCCCCGTGCCGGAGATCTCCGCACCGCTCTGGCTGCAGACCCTGCAGCGCTATCCGTTCCTGTCCGCCCTGCCGCTGCAGGACCAAGCCAAGCTGAAGGCACTCAGCGCCCTCTTTCTGCAGCGCAAGGAATTCACCGGCGCGCACGGCCTGCAGGTCACCGATGCCATGGCGGTCGCCATCGCGGCCCAGGCGTGCCTGCCCGTGCTGCACTGGGGCACGCCCGC
This region of Acidovorax sp. GBBC 1281 genomic DNA includes:
- a CDS encoding peptidylprolyl isomerase; its protein translation is MSNPQVELHIAGHGVITLELDAEKAPKSTENFLAYVKKGHYDNTIFHRVIPGFMVQGGGFEPGMNQKGTEAPIENEANNGLKNANYTVAMARTSDPHSATAQFFINVADNGFLNHTAPSAQGWGYAVFGKVVKGTEVVDAIKGVKTGRKGFHDDVPKDDVIVEKAVAL
- a CDS encoding UDP-2,3-diacylglucosamine diphosphatase, with protein sequence MTTTVPRFEELAAPSDWRTVEFISDLHLQASEPATFEAWRRYLRTTDASAVFILGDLFEVWVGDDCIDDAEGAFEAECGALLREAARQRPVFFMHGNRDFLIGPRFLAHCGLTGLHDPTVLQFGGERTVLSHGDLLCLDDVDYQRFRAQARSMEWQQRFLSQPLAVRRAQARGIREQSEARKQSGEAAYADLDGPATRQWLQAAGARTLIHGHTHRPAVHAVGPGLQRVVLSDWDAAARPPRAEVLRLSPGRGLERLAAVPM
- a CDS encoding peptidylprolyl isomerase; the encoded protein is MISRRNSTLALASMALAAIVSVAPAQAQDAAAPKVKLATSLGDIVVQLDPAKAPKTVDNFLSYVKDKHYDGTIFHRVINGFMIQGGGFTPDMQQKPTKAPIPLEANNGLKNDNYTIAMARTGNPDSATSQFFINVKDNAMLNATGEGNGYAVFGKVVSGTDVVDKIKAVSTGNKGMHQNVPTTPVVITSATVVK
- a CDS encoding L,D-transpeptidase family protein, whose protein sequence is MAAGRSPWSRGMAAGMALSLLAAAWPAHAQGDKLRGVGKNARTAPVRIAPLADGQAEKRLMEVYRLTGEGKGREALAKAESLVRDHPNFQLAQLALGDLLSARTRPLRQMGDVPAGQGDAPPPQEAADVLAELRAESRQRTDALRVRPQARTIPAQFIELSLRSRHAIAVDASRSRLYLFENTPNGLELVADYYASVGKLGIEKLIEGDQRTPLGVYFITSRLDPATLKDFYGAGALPINYPNPLDQSRGKTGSGIWLHGTPPDQFSRAPLATDGCLALANPDLERILRTVEPRSTPVVIARQLQWVPPHSVQADRKAFDAVLDAWRTAKSQGDLQRLMGFYAPTFQSYGKMPLQEFSKQLGAETRALRGRPIQLKDKTLLRWTDASDTMVVTFGEVIEGARTGPVKRQYWTRKGNQWQIFFEGVIG
- a CDS encoding L,D-transpeptidase Cds6 family protein, encoding MKHPQRTLAHLLRLIALSALLGAPLAHADDYAEITQLLKAGKPADALAKADQRLTANPRDPQLRFLRGVAQADSGKQTEAVATFTKLTEDYPELPEPYNNLAVLYANQNQLDKARTALEMAIRTNPSYATAHENLGDIYAKLASQAYNKALQLDATHASSVKPKLALIRDLFSTEAKASTAKAPAAAPVAAAAPRPAPAPAPVAASPAPSTPAPAPAPTPAAPAVAAAPAPTPAPAPAAAVTGNTASSAAAAAEREVSAAVHAWAKAWESQDMNAYLGAYDKNYTPNGKQSHAAWEKERRDRIVGRAKINVSVNDLRISVNGNKAQARFRQGYSSGSYSVNSRKTLDLVNTGGQWTIVREATGG